A genomic region of Plasmodium malariae genome assembly, chromosome: 14 contains the following coding sequences:
- the PmUG01_14050400 gene encoding conserved Plasmodium protein, unknown function codes for MKKFSHSISLSRNKLLSFNFNAYHNNRTEKKIVAQQFRKRSFIILNGFSHECFSTLEINNSVEISKDKLKDKGNNKYFKKYEKEKKSNESDKTEKQNKDKKEEKLNDIIKEEKEKQKEIDSTEKLPEEFGYKYDKHEPTMFGDWSHNCRVTDF; via the coding sequence atgaaaaaattttctcATTCAATATCTCTTAGcagaaataaattattatcttttaattttaacgcatatcataataatagaaCGGAGAAAAAAATCGTAGCTCAACAATTCAGAAAACGcagttttataatattaaatggGTTTTCTCATGAGTGCTTTTCAACcttagaaataaataattctgtTGAAATTTCAAAAGACAAACTAAAAGATAAAGgcaataataaatattttaaaaaatatgaaaaagaaaaaaagtcaAACGAATCTgataaaacagaaaaacaaaataaagacaaaaaagaagaaaaattaaatgatattataaaagaggagaaggaaaaacaaaaagagaTAGATTCAACAGAAAAATTACCAGAAGAATTTGGATACAAGTATGACAAACATGAACCAACAATGTTCGGTGACTGGTCTCACAACTGTAGAGTTACTGATTTTTAA
- the PmUG01_14050200 gene encoding conserved Plasmodium protein, unknown function: MEHENLKEDSSNEDQTRIYKILLLTYAKRLSKYQDQIKNIYFYNSIISNIKDGSHDYLLNEHVTSQHYFIDTLVKSNDSQEFLKSIHLIEEQLNKKENKINEQSSDSFGSNNNNNNGETNNDMINNESSQTDQVNRRTLLNNYIMDVIERSHIFLLLKILFVLFLFEANSKMYFIVSGLFILYNRGFFDVLVNNFSFMSNNESIEQVLRRIRESRNLNNSMENGNIVESYNLNEGTQESNEQNSEQSNGMNNVQNNGPDNEQTNQNCLTSQGFIQKGEEGKETHEIKNEKTAEKTAEKTNVINELSTRVRMESNRENNDDTKGAVGEWSNDGMYEKNDEEFMEKFNDQFNLKITNKNLKETNEKTGVSMDNMDNQKKSSFFLFKKKKLDEEKNDGIELKVKKSSYDEFNSALNVNEKKDHNLKDETDDEFFNGIDVTHNDGGDVGNLANSGIRRRNINNANNKNANYVNTTNNTNDNDNNTYFHDSSTTFNNLLNNSMSEFINSYCNDSEKNSDTSESRLSNESCKKKETDVQNIKNEEDNNSRIAARRKPTKFEKFIYQSVVMFFMTLLPWWVPDVAYLED; encoded by the coding sequence ATGGAACATGAGAACTTAAAAGAAGATTCATCAAATGAAGATCAGACAAggatttacaaaattttactattaaCATATGCAAAAAGATTATCAAAATATCAagatcaaataaaaaatatttacttttataatagtattatttCAAACATAAAGGATGGATCACATGattatttgttaaatgaACATGTGACTTCTCagcattattttattgataCACTAGTTAAATCAAATGATAGTCaggaatttttaaaaagtattcaTTTAATTGAGGAACAACTAAATAAGAAGGAAAATAAGATAAACGAGCAAAGTTCTGATTCTTTTGGtagcaataataacaataataatggaGAGACAAATAATGATATGATAAATAATGAATCGAGTCAAACTGACCAAGTAAATCGAAGAACACTATTGAATAACTACATAATGGACGTAATCGAAAGATcacacatatttttattattaaaaattttatttgttttatttttatttgaagcTAATTCGAAGatgtattttattgtttctggcttgtttattttatacaataGGGGATTTTTTGATGTCCTAGTAAACAATTTTAGTTTTATGTCAAATAATGAATCGATAGAACAAGTTTTAAGAAGAATAAGAGAATCAAGAAATCTAAATAATAGCATGGAAAATGGAAACATTGTGGAAAGCTACAACTTAAATGAAGGTACACAGGAAAGTAATGAACAGAATAGTGAACAGAGTAATGGGATGAATAATGTGCAGAATAATGGACCGGATAATGAACAAACAAATCAAAACTGTTTAACTTCACAGGGATTCATACAAAAAGGGgaagaaggaaaagaaacacatgaaataaagaatgaaaaaacgGCTGAAAAAACGGCTGAAAAAACGAATGTAATAAATGAGTTATCAACCCGCGTACGAATGGAAAGTAATCGtgaaaataatgatgatacTAAAGGTGCGGTTGGAGAATGGAGTAATGATGGAATGTATGAGAAAAATGACGAGGAATTTATGGAAAAGTTTAATGatcaatttaatttaaaaattactaataaaaatttgaaagagacaaatgaaaaaactgGTGTGAGTATGGATAACATGGACAATCAAAAGAAaagttccttttttttgtttaaaaaaaagaagctagatgaagaaaaaaatgatggaattgaattaaaagtaaaaaaaagttcatatGACGAATTTAATTCTGcattaaatgtaaatgaaaaaaaggatcATAATTTAAAGGATGAAACTGATGATGAATTCTTTAACGGAATAGACGTTACTCATAATGATGGTGGTGATGTTGGGAATCTTGCAAATTCAGGTATTAgaagaagaaatattaataatgcaaataataaaaatgctaattatgtaaatacgACAAATAACACTAATGATAATGacaataatacatattttcatGATAGTTCAAcaacatttaataatttattaaataatagcatgagtgaatttataaattcatattgTAATGACTCCGAAAAGAATTCAGACACTAGTGAATCCCGCTTAAGTAATGAGTcttgcaaaaaaaaagaaacggatgttcaaaatattaaaaatgaagaggACAACAATTCAAGAATTGCTGCTAGAAGGAAACCGAcgaaatttgaaaaatttatatatcaatCAGTAGTCATGTTTTTTATGACACTTTTGCCATGGTGGGTGCCCGATGTAGCTTACTTAGAAgattaa
- the PmUG01_14050100 gene encoding 10 kDa chaperonin, putative, with protein MSSTVAKKFVPLMDRILISKIVPKTTTKSGLFLPESATEPSYTGKVLAVGPGRITNNGNKIPPSVKEGDVVVLPEYGGSSLKIDGEEFFVYRDDDIIGIIKDK; from the exons ATG AGTTCTACAGTAGCAAAAAAGTTTGTTCCGTTAATGGATAGAATTTTGATTAGCAAAATTGTACCGAAAACAACCACAAAGTCAGGGCTGTTTTTGCCAGAAAGTGCAACTGAACCATCCTATACgggaaaa GTATTAGCAGTTGGTCCGGGTAGAATAACGAACAATGGAAATAAAATACCTCCCAGTGTAAAAGAAGGTGATGTCGTCGTGTTACCGGAATATGGTGGttcttctttaaaaattgacGGAGAagaattttttgtttataggGATGATGATATAATTGGTATTATTAAGGATAAATGA
- the PmUG01_14049900 gene encoding conserved Plasmodium protein, unknown function: protein MSTNISNTCNQNFIDEGKHDRDNVIKERYNESNSTSDNNEKSSLIQVLHSYDDFQKKNMNYGKINPYKRRETQLGKMRKTLVRLFSISDLEIHKENDDSEKNKKKKKVDTTNFLTSRAAMWNEVEKNDDPTYDLKLESSKNKSFIETILNYICLLINDTLNDKKGMTYIASFMIILSVIITFISGLITLFMNTRVEQKSNWKLNTSKNNYDDINKFMNYIKVGDEDVNNNDFKLQALLEQFKNSIHESMKESMRESMKENVKESMKESMKESTNLNYKNKNENTTLYELNENLQNKLKELEKKLIINTKDIDNFKTNSKIELENLKKKLQEIYESFQNKFKDYVNTMDTIKKDMNKKNSYIYDVERKINKNQIDIKKDVSHKVENEKKELLETINELQKKIKGIESKLSTQVFAKGRTADKKIDKEMEATPDKEKSENADKPKAVTTDKAKRKNEEQEGSQNETADSLWISEHINTMQNIQKELAILKESAKKSSTSVDVIFPSIEQKILKNVENKIKYYLEIYKKDIISEITESKVIYNEDKYKRMTQKQEKMQLELLKTINSQIKIQTKSIKEDLDKSLEIIIEKKQLKNDTEYTPKNGVANYDSLEILHKKVDELYNEFILDYNEIDWALESLGARIVYKMTSSPLNRNDFIEKFLNHLASFLPSEEIYGMIKPMGKDPSIILKPSNFPGDCFSFNGSKGKITIHLPATIDVTSISIQHVHENISNNSNATPKYFSVYGIVDLNWPEQFEHNDINYDDFKNSSLYSCLHSVYGKMQSKYILEKWLKDNKTPNLIHIGDFYFDRKKRISSYPTKHCFPIKRIIFEFTENYGAPYTCVYRLKVHGKKCVRKYK, encoded by the exons ATGTCTACTAACATTAGTAACACCTGTAACCAAAATTTTATAGATGAGGGAAAACATGATAGAGATAATGTAATAAAGGAGAGATATAATGAGAGTAACAGTACGAGcgataataatgaaaagagtTCGTTAATACAAGTGTTACACAGCTATGAtgattttcaaaaaaaaaatatgaattatggaaaaataaatccTTATAAAAGAAGAGAAACGCAATTAGGTAAAATGAGGAAAACGTTAGTAAGACTATTTTCAATTAGTGACTTAGAAATTCATAAAGAAAATGATGATAGtgaaaagaacaaaaaaaagaagaaagtaGATACTACAAATTTTCTTACTAGTAGAGCAGCAATGTGGAATGAAGtcgaaaaaaatgatgacCCTACTTATGATTTAAAACTAGAAAGCTCTAAGAATAAATCCTTTATAGAaactatattaaattatatatgtttattaataaatgatactttaaatgataaaaaaggaatgacATATATAGCTAGttttatgattattttatctgttataattacttttatatcCGGTTTGATTACTCTATTCATGAATACAAGAGTAGAGCAAAAAAGTAATTGGAAATTAAACACGtccaaaaataattatgacgatataaataagtttatgaattatataaaagtagGAGATGAAGATGTTAATAACAACGATTTTAAACTACAAGCATTATTAGAACAGTTTAAAAATAGCATCCATGAAAGCATGAAAGAAAGCATGAGAGAAAGTATgaaagaaaatgtaaaagaaaGTATGAAAGAAAGTATGAAAGAAAGCACGAATTTGAactataagaataaaaatgaaaatactaCATTATATGaactaaatgaaaatttacaaaataaactaaaagaattagaaaaaaaactaataattaatactaaagatatagataattttaaaaccaattctaaaatagaattagaaaatttaaaaaaaaaattacaagagATTTATGAATCTTTTCAAAATAAGTTTAAGGATTATGTAAATACTATGGATACTATCAAAAAagatatgaataaaaaaaactcctatatatatgacgtggaaaggaaaataaacaaaaaccAAATAGACATAAAAAAGGACGTTTCTCATAAGgtagaaaatgaaaaaaaagaattacttGAAACCATAAatgaattacaaaaaaaaataaaagggatAGAATCTAAGTTATCCACTCAGGTGTTCGCGAAGGGTAGAACGGCGGATAAAAAGATAGACAAGGAGATGGAAGCAACGCCGGACAAAGAGAAGTCAGAAAATGCGGATAAACCGAAGGCAGTAACAACGGACAAAGCGAAACgtaaaaatgaagaacaaGAGGGAAGTCAAAACGAAACTGCTGATTCCCTTTGGATATctgaacatataaataccATGCAAAATATACAGAAAGAATTGGCTATACTAAAGGAAAGCGCAAAAAAATCCTCTACTTCCGTAGATGTTATATTTCCATCAattgaacaaaaaatattaaagaatgtagaaaacaaaattaagtattatttagaaatatataaaaaagatatcaTAAGTGAAATTACTGAAtcaaaagtaatatataatgaagacAAATACAAAAGAATGACACAAAAGCAAGAAAAAATGCAATTGGAGTTATTAAAAACCATTAACAGTCAAATAAAGATACAAACGAAAAGTATCAAAGAAGATTTAGACAAATCCCTAGAAATTATAATAGAGAAAAAACAACTAAAAAATGATACTGAATATACTCCTAAAAATGGTGTAGCAAATTATGATTCATTagaaattttacataaaaaagtagatgaattatataatgaatttatattagATTACAATGAAATAGATTGGGCTTTAGAATCATTAGGAGCAAgaattgtatataaaatgacAAGTTCCCCTCTAAATAGAAATGACTTTATAGAAAAGTTTTTAAATCACCTTGCATCCTTTTTACCATCAGAAGAAATTTATGGAATGATCAAACCAATGGGTAAGGATCCGTCTATCATTTTGAAGCCATCAAATTTTCCTGGTgattgtttttcttttaacggaagtaaaggaaaaataacaaTACATCTTCCAGCTACTATTGATGTAACATCTATTTCAATTCAACATGTCCATgaaaatattagtaataattcaaatgcaacaccaaaatatttttccgTATATGGTATTGTTGATTTAAATTGGCCTGAACAATTTGAGCATAATGACATTAATTATGACGACTTTAAAAATAGCTCTTTATATTCTTGTTTGCATTCAGTTTACGGAAAAATGCAGTCAAAgtatattttagaaaaatggttaaaagataataaaacCCCCAATCTTATACATATAGGTGATTTTTACTTTGAccgaaaaaaaagaatatccAGTTACCCTACCAAACACTGTTTTCCTATAAAGAG aataatttttgaattcACAGAAAATTATGGTGCTCCCTACACTTGTGTGTACAGACTAAAGGTTCATGGCAAAAAATGCGTACggaaatataagtaa
- the PmUG01_14050000 gene encoding peptidyl-prolyl cis-trans isomerase, putative — protein sequence MLNKSLTATKIVGKKCINWWGNLHLSWKLAIGFTILFPPMWNYNERRKAREKQIYYNKSIKDYVFFDFAMENKYIGRVLIGLYSDQVPLSVENFIQLAEGYKIKDKYIGYRNTYIHKVYPGIGLVGGNVLNDKEGLSIYGKKFPDENFDMEFVQDGDVALYNEGPHSNSSQFIITFSPMPILHNHNVVIGTVLKGMDIIRKIENVGTKLGNPMYDVKIINCGLYKNLEEDGPPFFNVTDILDKDNKNILSKNEFENLTDSQKQSLINGENKFQIKK from the coding sequence ATGCTTAATAAAAGTTTGACGGCAACAAAAATAGTaggaaaaaaatgcattaatTGGTGGGGTAATCTACATTTATCATGGAAATTAGCAATAGGTTTTACTATACTTTTTCCACCTATGTGGAACTACAACGAAAGAAGGAAAGCAAGAGAAAAAcagatatattataacaaatcGATAAAagattatgtattttttgaCTTTGCaatggaaaataaatatataggtaGAGTTTTGATAGGTTTATATTCTGATCAAGTACCTTTATCagttgaaaattttattcagTTAGCGGAAggttataaaattaaagataaatatattggatatagaaatacatatattcacaAAGTATACCCAGGAATTGGTTTAGTAGGTGGAAATGtattaaatgataaagaaGGCTTAAGTATATATGGGAAAAAATTTCCTGACGAAAATTTTGATATGGAATTTGTTCAGGATGGTGATGTTGCCTTATATAATGAAGGACCTCATAGCAATTCCTctcaatttattataactttttcCCCTATGCCAATATTGCATAATCATAATGTAGTTATTGGTACTGTTTTAAAAGGTATGGACATAATTCGAAAGATTGAAAATGTCGGAACAAAATTAGGTAATCCCATGTAtgatgtaaaaattattaactgCGGCTTATATAAGAATTTAGAGGAAGATGGCCCCCCTTTTTTTAACGTAACTGATATTTTGGACAAggacaataaaaatattttatcaaaaaatgaGTTCGAAAATTTAACGGACTCACAAAAGCAATCTCTTATTAATGGTGAGAACAAatttcaaattaaaaaatga
- the PmUG01_14050500 gene encoding conserved Plasmodium protein, unknown function — protein sequence MHYFVRKKNETINKRDDFITNSKLIKKNGSIINDNKLESGYEKNNPITKKINSENALNESTNSFLASSYMEEEENYSKQPRDITNLKRLSNTKDHKHNQDKCLDNSSTDYGMKSYSESMENGYSQNLNVSTSFHEKEEDYVEEEKIDRQLTFKNYNKLNYSNVENAGNVDEAEGVDNVSNISSVVDSGHVGNNINKYKVDNSRDNFTYINSKDKVLFVNVSRDSKNNIMSLTASQKYNIQNSSFSNNLKKEKELKNSIMLENEKHRDNQDVMEDINYNSEKSYIKVNNNKTDDINNASKNINRKDEKFYDKGHSIKKHTKLSTSDHLFISDNEQEININNFHFTSNNQSEQSNVEREKGANKNSSENDDIEYLNKTKKDTGVNYKRQNNHNNNSKDIDEHISSNDRYYIEKNEKDEVEQKLNSIDFSDNYDNKEEFINDEQLTNTKNELHQRNKNANSNELNSSFIMDKMSSEKNLNIHNNKKNNILEKSEKLKENDSHINYNRCLEQSVKSRVTHNNSNRTFVDTSIVSVKSKDRYTTSESNSVESSNRLARSSGNLAGSGDILGGSRASMKVNHSYILSRSNLSETLVNDGQTTNSMLTRQSAKIESAYSTNKSNSRHMESRRSYTECRGICKNSIKEHTEIAKNNLTDYENKMKASRNRTVDLTAKLIDPIFDQNKPTSRSITESSNNVNIRSNSVISKSGREKWTNNSEELSNNQTNANRDMEYRNGLTNPSMEKSKSHYEKESYNLAESNIVGEENNFREANNLNDSNYAMHASMDTITETHNTSISLNQSQNEEGYISNESSNKLSKSEYYVNKLRNRNNIHSETVNSESRRSISNSIYSHIESHENTLNSNNCLVRQKQSYRELNNILNESSDRLMNSKDSQIESENHLRQMNGSTLQNSKYEEKLMGLTINFVESTNNSNNKESKSYLNKSEDYIEDSNNNLIKYNLKCSNDDCDKDQLFNEFEKKKKHINEMNYYYGNNRRYRLNISENIPKKNIQLDYKKFNTFVKNDEQKADLLVEFQKSIKKKGIMINPEVNDINQKCISRKNLDIHNKYLINDKTNNLVDYNEKEEDCLNYFLMDNNANSHPMDTSNGDIEEELEKGEFYNNIEDSFEDFEKKNYNNSSGHINSSNHNNSSGHNNSSGHNNNSGHNNSSGHNNSSGHNNSSGHNNSSGHNNSSGHNNSSSHNNSSGHNNSSGHNNSSSHNNSSGHNNSNGNNDISADYNSNNCELEFSFNQEIKKYSNIPNDCSTSINNNFQNFMDNYDIHTSNNFDLTMSNNSNKIVDTDKLAMENKYNSNYIRKLSMNDNFVNTDLQISYMENEIQNRIKDLDASLGKKFENKCDAVLNRIEKLLSCDFLSEH from the coding sequence atgcattatttcgtgagaaaaaaaaatgaaacgaTTAACAAAAGAGACGATTTTATAACGAACAGTAAACTGATTAAAAAGAACGGATcaataataaatgataataaactTGAAAGTGGATATGAAAAGAATAATCCAATTacaaagaaaattaattCGGAAAATGCATTAAATGAAAGCACAAACTCCTTTTTGGCTAGTAGTTATATggaagaagaggaaaattattcaaaacaACCAAGAGACATAACAAATCTTAAAAGACTATCAAATACAAAGGATCATAAGCATAATCAAGACAAATGTCTAGACAATTCTAGTACTGACTATGGAATGAAAAGTTATAGTGAAAGTATGGAAAATGGATATTCTCAAAATTTAAACGTGTCAACAAGTTTTCATGAAAAGGAGGAAGACTATGTCGAAGAAGAGAAAATTGATCGTCAGCTTACCTTTAAAAACTACAATAAATTGAATTATTCGAATGTCGAAAATGCTGGCAATGTTGATGAAGCTGAAGGCGTTGACAATGTTAGTAATATTAGTAGTGTTGTTGACTCTGGCCATGTTGGAAATAATATCAACAAATATAAAGTAGATAATTCGAGAGATAATTTTACTTACATTAATTCAAAAGACAAAGTATTATTCGTAAATGTAAGTAGAGATTCgaaaaataacattatgTCATTAACAGCTAGTCAAAAATACAATATTCAGAATTCATCGTTTTCAAATAAtcttaaaaaggaaaaagaattaaaaaatagtataatgctagaaaatgaaaaacacaGAGACAATCAAGATGTGATGGAGGATATTAATTACAATTCTGAAAAAAGTTATATCaaagtaaataataataaaactgatgatataaataatgctTCTAAAAACATCAATCGAAAGGACGAAAAGTTTTATGATAAAGGACACTCAATAAAGAAGCATACCAAACTTAGTACAAGTGATCATCTGTTCATTTCGGATAATGAACAAGAgattaatataaacaattttcattttacgaGTAATAATCAATCAGAACAATCAAATGTAGAAAGGGAAAAAGGTGCAAACAAGAACTCAAGTGAAAATGATGATATAGaatatttaaacaaaacCAAAAAGGACACAGGCGTAAATTACAAGAGGCAGaataatcataataacaATTCGAAAGATATTGATGAACATATTAGTAGTAATGATAgatattatatagaaaaaaatgagaaagaCGAAGTAGAACAAAAATTGAACTCAATAGACTTCTCTGATAATTATGATAACAAAGAAGAGTTTATTAATGATGAACAGTTAACAAATACAAAGAATGAACTTCATcaaagaaacaaaaatgcGAATAGTAATGAGTTAAACAGTAGCTTTATAATGGATAAAATGTCATCtgaaaaaaacttaaatattcataacaacaaaaaaaataatatattagaaaaaagtgaaaagCTGAAGGAAAATGATTCCcacataaattataacagGTGTTTAGAGCAATCAGTAAAATCTAGAGTTACTCACAATAATTCTAATAGAACTTTCGTGGACACATCCATTGTATCAGTGAAGTCAAAAGATAGGTATACAACATCTGAGAGTAATTCGGTGGAGTCGAGCAACAGATTAGCTCGATCGAGTGGTAATTTAGCTGGGTCTGGTGATATTTTGGGGGGATCAAGAGCTTCCATGAAAGTGAATCACAGTTACATACTGTCAAGGAGCAATTTATCAGAGACATTAGTCAACGATGGTCAAACAACAAATAGTATGTTAACGCGACAAAGTGCTAAGATAGAGTCGGCATACAGTACAAATAAATCAAATAGCAGGCACATGGAATCTAGAAGAAGCTATACAGAATGCAGAGGTATCTGTAAGAATTCGATAAAAGAACATACAGaaatagcaaaaaataatttaacagattatgaaaataagaTGAAAGCATCAAGAAATAGAACAGTGGATCTGACTGCAAAATTGATAGACCCAATTTTTGATCAAAATAAACCCACATCACGTAGTATTACGGAATCAagtaataatgtaaatataagaaGCAATTCTGTAATATCAAAAAGTGGGAGAGAAAAGTGGACAAATAACTCAGAAGAATTATCTAATAATCAAACAAATGCGAATAGAGATATGGAATATAGAAACGGTCTAACGAATCCAAGCATGGAAAAATCAAAGAGCCACTACGAAAAAGAATCATATAATTTAGCCGAATCGAATATTGTTGgggaagaaaataatttcagGGAAGCTAATAACTTAAATGATTCAAATTATGCTATGCATGCATCTATGGATACCATAACAGAAACACATAATACTTCAATCAGCTTGAATCAGAGTCAAAATGAAGAAGGCTACATTTCGAATGAATCTTCTAATAAGTTAAGTAAGTCAGAATACTATGTGAACAAATTGCGTAATAGGAATAACATACATTCCGAAACAGTAAATAGTGAATCGAGAAGGAGCATATCTAATTCAATATATAGTCATATAGAATCACATGAAAATACGttaaattcaaataattgTCTTGTTAGACAAAAACAAAGTTACAGAGAATTAAACAATATCCTTAATGAATCCAGTGATAGATTAATGAATTCCAAAGATAGTCAGATAGAGTCAGAAAATCATTTGCGTCAGATGAATGGTAGTACCTTACAAAATTCTAAATATGAAGAGAAGTTGATGGGATTAACAATCAATTTTGTAGAATCAACAAATAACTCTAATAATAAGGAGTCAAAaagttatttaaataaatcagAAGATTATATAGAAGATTCGAATAACAATTTAATTAAGTATAACTTGAAATGTTCAAATGATGATTGTGATAAAGACCAACTATTTAAcgaatttgaaaaaaagaagaaacacATAAATGAAATGAACTATTATTATGGAAACAACAGAAGATATCGTCTCAATATAAGTGAGAATATTCctaaaaagaatatacaactagattataaaaaattcaatacTTTTGTAAAGAATGATGAACAAAAAGCTGATCTATTAGTAGAGTttcaaaaaagtattaaaaaaaaggggataATGATAAATCCAGAAGTTAATGACATTAATCAGAAATGTATATCTAGAAAAAATCTGGATATTCACAATAAATATCTGATAAATGACAAAACCAATAACTTAGTagattataatgaaaaagaagaggattgtttgaattattttttaatggaTAATAATGCAAACAGTCACCCAATGGATACATCTAATGGTGACATTGAAGAGGAATTGGAAAAGGGGGAATTCTATAATAACATAGAAGATAGTTTCGaagattttgaaaaaaaaaattataataatagtagcgGCCATATTAATAGTAGCAAccataataatagtagcggtcataataatagtagcggtcataataataatagcggccataataatagtagcggccataataatagtagcggtcataataatagtagcggccataataatagtagcggccataataatagtagcggccataataatagtagcagccataataatagtagcggccataataatagtagcggccataataatagtagcagccataataatagtagcggccataataatagtaatggtAATAATGACATTAGTGCAGattataacagtaataattgCGAATTAGAATTTTCTTTCAATCAagaaattaagaaatattcCAATATACCGAATGACTGCTCTACatcaattaataataattttcaaaattttatggATAATTATGATATACATACATCTAACAATTTTGATTTAACTATGTctaataattcaaataaaattgttGATACGGATAAGCTAGCcatggaaaataaatataattctaattatattagaaaattatctatgaatgataattttgttaatactGATTTGCAAATATCATATATGGAGAATGAAATTCAAAACAGAATAAAAGATTTAGATGCTTCTCtaggaaaaaaatttgaaaataaatgtgATGCAGTTCTTAACAGAATCGAAAAGTTGCTATCCTGTGATTTTTTGAGTGAACATTAA
- the PmUG01_14050300 gene encoding conserved Plasmodium protein, unknown function codes for MEKDFNLIEKNNLDEETNNLKDENSKYMESHPELKDLLNDFISSILLHTPEDIFKYANEYFSYFKKK; via the exons atggaaaaagacTTTAATTtgattgaaaaaaataatcttgACGAAGAGAcc AATAACTTGAAAGATGAAAATTCTAAATATATGGAATCGCACCCAGAACTAAAAGACTTACTAAACGATTTTATATCCTCTATCTTGTTACATACTcca gaagatatttttaaatacgcaaatgaatatttttcctactttaaaaagaagtaa